GATTACTACTTTAAATTGCCTTGGTAAATATAAATTAGCAATGGAATGGATAAATAGGGCGCTAAAAATTTTACCTAAGGACGATCATGCATTAATGATGAAAGCTCTTGCGCTAGAACGGGTTGGTCGGTATAAAGAATCTTTGAAATACTTTAATAAATCAATTCAGATTAACCCAAAGAATGACGTAGCTTTAACAAATAAAGGCAGTCTTCTTTGTCGGCTTAATCGCCACGAAGAAGAAATAAAATGTTATGAAAAAGCAATAAAGTTTAATCCTCGTAACCATGTTACTTTAGCAAATTATGGACATGAGCTAATAAAAAAAGGAGCGATCTCGAAAGGCTTGAAAAGTATTAGTAAAGCTTTAAGGATTAATCCTAACTATACATTTGCTCTTTGTTCCAAAGCTTATGCCTTGCATTTGCAGCGAAAAAATAAATTGGCGATCGCATGTTTAAAAAAAGCTATTAAAATCAATAATAAGGATGCTGCTGTTTTTTATAATTTAGCTTGTCTTTGCTCTTTAATGAATAGAAACAACGAAGCATTTGGAATGCTTAGAAAAGCAATTCAAATGAATAAAAATTACAAAATAGAAGCAAGAGAAGAACCCGATTTTAAAAATATACAAAATGACCCTAGATTTAAGAGGCTTATAAATTAAACATATCATTATTAAATCTACGTTTTTCTTATCACTTTATATTTGAGAAATTTCTACCTTTACCTCAAAATTTCCCCTGACTCCTTGGGGAGGGATTTTTTATCTGGTATAGGAAGGATACCACTTCGAAAATTGCAGAGAGTCATTGCCGAAGGCAATTTTCTTGTTTTTTTCGGGGAAAAGACCTTTGGGCAAAAATTTGC
The DNA window shown above is from Patescibacteria group bacterium and carries:
- a CDS encoding tetratricopeptide repeat protein; this encodes MVKEKDFEKVKKASKTINKMLDSKNIKMPSVYYYKIGRFYFKARKYKNALEQFRKALKINPKKATYYLSMAQTLSYLEENQKALEYAKKTIRLDSNLILAWCLKGSLEGSLGNYKQALATFKNNIIASSKCSKDCVSLPHDIGLTYLKLHNYRMAIKYCDKALKRGPKNKIQKLWLLKGICFGNLDKHRKALEYFNKILRIAPNDPDAILNKITTLNCLGKYKLAMEWINRALKILPKDDHALMMKALALERVGRYKESLKYFNKSIQINPKNDVALTNKGSLLCRLNRHEEEIKCYEKAIKFNPRNHVTLANYGHELIKKGAISKGLKSISKALRINPNYTFALCSKAYALHLQRKNKLAIACLKKAIKINNKDAAVFYNLACLCSLMNRNNEAFGMLRKAIQMNKNYKIEAREEPDFKNIQNDPRFKRLIN